A region of Candidatus Poseidoniia archaeon DNA encodes the following proteins:
- a CDS encoding MoxR family ATPase: protein MDEELRETQELAEGLLGEVEKVVMGKRPVLELVMTGILAGGNILFEDNPGLAKTLLANTFAQGLGCEFKRVQFTPDLLPADITGIYIFDRKQNEFDFRPGPLFCNILLADEINRAPPKTQAALLEAMQEHQVTIEGHTHKLPQPFVTVATQNPIESEGTYPLPDAQLDRFMMKLSVGYPGRPIERAIIVKRMQRQKDDHDVKALASPEKLQQMQASLEKVKVDEAIIEYIVEIVTRTREDPRVAVGSSPRGTQSLFKLSRALAVMNGRDYVVPDDIKRLAIYTLRHRIILKPEPRIKGVQTEEIISQILQEVEVPTTQGYTD, encoded by the coding sequence ATGGACGAGGAACTGCGCGAGACGCAGGAGCTGGCCGAGGGACTACTGGGCGAAGTGGAGAAAGTAGTCATGGGCAAGCGGCCGGTGCTGGAACTGGTGATGACCGGTATCCTGGCTGGCGGTAACATCCTCTTCGAGGATAATCCCGGCCTCGCGAAAACCCTGCTCGCCAATACTTTTGCGCAGGGGCTTGGCTGCGAATTCAAGCGGGTGCAGTTCACACCGGACCTGCTGCCGGCCGACATCACCGGCATCTACATTTTCGACCGCAAGCAGAACGAGTTCGACTTCCGTCCGGGGCCGCTCTTCTGCAACATCCTGCTCGCGGACGAAATCAACCGCGCGCCGCCCAAGACGCAGGCCGCATTGCTGGAGGCAATGCAGGAGCACCAAGTCACCATCGAGGGGCATACGCACAAGCTGCCGCAGCCGTTCGTGACTGTCGCGACGCAGAACCCCATCGAGTCGGAAGGCACCTACCCGCTGCCCGACGCGCAGCTGGACCGCTTCATGATGAAGCTCTCGGTCGGCTATCCCGGCCGGCCCATCGAGCGCGCGATTATCGTCAAGCGTATGCAGCGCCAGAAAGACGACCACGACGTCAAGGCACTGGCATCGCCGGAAAAACTGCAGCAGATGCAGGCGTCACTCGAGAAGGTGAAGGTGGACGAGGCAATTATCGAATATATCGTCGAAATCGTCACACGCACGCGCGAAGACCCGCGGGTGGCGGTCGGCTCGAGCCCGCGCGGGACGCAATCGCTTTTCAAACTCTCGCGGGCGCTGGCGGTGATGAACGGACGCGACTATGTCGTGCCGGACGACATCAAGCGGCTCGCCATCTACACGCTGCGCCACCGCATTATCCTGAAGCCGGAGCCACGCATCAAAGGCGTCCAGACCGAGGAAATCATATCGCAAATCCTACAGGAAGTCGAGGTTCCCACGACGCAGGGCTACACCGATTGA
- a CDS encoding DUF58 domain-containing protein codes for MWSRKATALAGCGAFLALSGLVLLNYLFISVGIVMLSFLFLASFLNLWMPRVTVERTTSSDNIFEDGELEVSFTLRNRGLLGGFVEIYDEVPPQARLARGSNYTLLYLKGRQEVSFAYTVRMPLRGHYHLGPVRLRVKDAFDLFYSERHEPALEPFSVFPRIEPLESEILGGNNPRLYQGSMPIYSIGEGSQFYSLREFLPGDSMRKVNWKAMARTGQMMVNETETENILDIYMLLDARGVSGVGTPTDNPLEMSCRAAATFADQLLQTRNNVGLTVYGSRTATVHLGRGETQLFRILTALADAKAEGELPLKLVIQDLLPYIPSGSPIILFSALDNDTLLAEAFTLALTRGYALTVVSPSSIDLEAATGRIPAGPETVARMERENMVTELRGWGVHIGDWKPGEPVNLALAGAQR; via the coding sequence ATGTGGAGCAGGAAGGCGACGGCGCTCGCCGGGTGCGGCGCCTTTCTGGCGCTCTCGGGGCTGGTGCTGCTGAACTACCTCTTCATCAGCGTCGGCATCGTAATGCTCAGCTTCCTCTTTCTCGCCAGCTTCTTGAACCTCTGGATGCCGCGCGTCACTGTCGAGCGCACCACCAGCTCGGATAACATCTTCGAGGATGGCGAGCTGGAAGTGAGCTTCACGCTGCGCAACCGTGGCCTGCTCGGTGGCTTCGTCGAAATCTACGACGAGGTGCCGCCACAGGCGCGACTGGCGCGCGGCTCCAACTACACGCTGCTTTACCTGAAGGGACGGCAGGAGGTGAGCTTCGCCTATACCGTACGGATGCCACTGCGCGGCCACTATCATCTCGGGCCGGTGCGGCTGCGGGTCAAGGACGCGTTTGACCTGTTCTACAGCGAGCGCCACGAGCCGGCGCTGGAGCCTTTCTCGGTCTTCCCGCGCATTGAGCCGCTCGAGTCGGAAATCCTGGGGGGCAATAATCCCAGGCTCTATCAAGGGTCGATGCCGATTTACTCGATTGGCGAAGGGAGCCAGTTCTACTCGCTGCGTGAATTCCTGCCAGGCGACTCGATGCGCAAGGTGAACTGGAAGGCGATGGCGCGCACCGGCCAGATGATGGTCAACGAGACTGAAACCGAAAATATCCTCGACATCTACATGCTGCTCGACGCACGGGGCGTCAGCGGCGTCGGGACGCCCACTGACAATCCGCTCGAAATGAGCTGTCGCGCCGCCGCGACCTTTGCCGACCAGCTGCTACAGACGCGCAATAACGTCGGGCTGACGGTATACGGCAGCCGCACTGCGACGGTACACCTCGGCCGGGGCGAGACGCAACTGTTCCGCATCCTGACCGCACTGGCCGACGCGAAAGCCGAAGGCGAATTGCCGCTGAAGCTGGTCATCCAGGACCTGCTGCCCTACATCCCGTCCGGGTCGCCGATTATCCTTTTCAGTGCGCTCGACAACGACACTTTGCTGGCCGAGGCGTTCACGCTGGCGCTGACGCGCGGCTACGCGCTAACCGTGGTTTCTCCGTCGAGCATCGACCTTGAGGCGGCGACCGGGCGCATCCCGGCCGGGCCGGAAACAGTGGCGCGCATGGAGCGCGAAAACATGGTCACCGAACTGCGCGGCTGGGGCGTACACATCGGCGACTGGAAACCGGGTGAGCCGGTCAATCTGGCGCTGGCGGGGGCGCAACGATGA
- a CDS encoding MBL fold metallo-hydrolase, translated as MEATLTFLGGASEVGRVGVLLEGDAGRLLLDYGIQPDDPPRFPSPAPDIDALLLTHAHLDHCGLAPEVANRGTPIISTPATRDLAVRMAEDTLRVSESEGYPAPFPKGAIGELLRQHRSLVPGRSAFHGGFEFNIRNAGHIPGAGMFHFPELGFLFTGDIHTVDTGLTRAARPVRCRTLAIESTYSGREHPEREELIDDLLSAIDAIVSRGGRVILPAFGLGRSQELLMLLAGQGYEVWLDGMGRDIARILQKHPGALRNVGGLNHALKQTRFVRHWRMREQALRGDVIVTTAGMLSGGPVMYYMQELRHDEKSALFLTGFQVPGTNGHHLLETGRMRMERDPESPAFRVDCEVAQFSLSGHAGHAQLLEFIRACDPERVILYHGDDRQPLADDIDCEVILPEEGVPIQLSSSS; from the coding sequence GTGGAAGCTACACTTACATTTCTGGGCGGCGCAAGCGAGGTCGGCCGCGTCGGCGTGCTGCTTGAGGGCGACGCCGGCCGGCTGCTGCTTGACTATGGAATCCAGCCGGACGACCCGCCACGTTTCCCGTCGCCGGCGCCCGACATCGACGCGCTGTTGCTGACGCACGCGCACCTCGATCATTGCGGGCTGGCGCCTGAGGTGGCGAACCGCGGGACGCCGATTATTTCGACGCCGGCGACGCGCGACCTAGCGGTGCGGATGGCGGAGGACACGCTGCGCGTCTCCGAGAGCGAGGGGTATCCGGCGCCGTTCCCGAAGGGGGCGATTGGCGAGCTGCTGCGGCAGCACCGCTCGCTGGTGCCGGGACGCAGCGCGTTCCACGGCGGCTTCGAGTTCAACATCCGCAACGCCGGTCACATCCCGGGCGCCGGGATGTTTCACTTCCCCGAGCTCGGTTTCCTTTTCACCGGCGACATCCACACCGTTGATACGGGGCTGACGCGCGCCGCGCGGCCGGTCCGGTGCCGCACGCTCGCCATCGAGTCAACCTATTCCGGGCGTGAGCACCCCGAGCGCGAGGAGCTCATCGACGATTTACTCTCCGCGATTGACGCCATCGTCAGCCGTGGCGGCCGCGTCATCCTGCCCGCCTTCGGGCTGGGGCGCAGTCAGGAGCTGCTGATGCTGCTCGCCGGGCAGGGCTACGAAGTGTGGCTCGACGGGATGGGGCGCGACATCGCGCGCATCTTGCAGAAGCACCCCGGCGCGCTGCGCAACGTCGGCGGGCTGAACCACGCGCTGAAGCAGACACGCTTCGTGCGCCACTGGCGCATGCGCGAGCAGGCGCTGCGTGGCGACGTGATTGTGACGACCGCGGGGATGCTCAGCGGCGGGCCGGTGATGTACTACATGCAGGAGTTGCGCCACGACGAGAAATCGGCGCTGTTCCTGACCGGCTTCCAGGTCCCCGGCACCAACGGCCACCACCTGCTCGAGACCGGCAGGATGCGCATGGAGCGCGACCCGGAATCGCCCGCCTTCCGCGTCGATTGCGAGGTGGCGCAGTTCTCCCTGAGTGGCCATGCGGGGCACGCGCAGCTGCTCGAGTTCATCCGCGCTTGCGACCCCGAGCGCGTGATTCTCTACCACGGCGATGACCGGCAGCCACTGGCGGATGACATCGACTGCGAGGTCATCCTGCCCGAAGAGGGCGTGCCGATTCAGCTCTCGTCGAGTTCGTAG